The window ttattcgctaaagaagccgatttttttcagatttagggtgttcttccgggcaagttctctccaaaacgaagtcggtgactcccatttttttacatttctgacatcagtaactcatcatctttcaatggtaaaatttgcagaaaaaatcaaTGGTCGAaatttttcgcgcgaacgtccttaaggtgtATTTTTGAACTCGCTCTGTGTTTACCTCATCCAACGTGTCCACATTCATTGTAATTAAAACAGGTCCGAAGATTTCCTCTTTGTAACATTCCATTTCGGGCTATAATAAAAAGATACACAAACTTAAAAACAGGGATGTGACATCGGCACCATATTGGAATTATACGAGAAAAAACACAATTAACTAACAAGTGTTGGTTTAATTCCCACCCTTGTTAGTTAAagatttctttctttccttgcGTAGTTCTGTTTCTTTGGTAGTGATGTCCACttataccaatttttttttaccgcaTGCCCGTTGGCTCAGTAAAGCAAACCTGTGCAATCCGTGAAATTCGTTCTTATGTTGACAAAGGATGAGGAGATAATTATGCACTTCAATAGAATTTGCTGCTTTGTTTTCACGAAGTATACGAAAGCATTAGTGAACTGAGAAGAATGTTGGTTGCCCAAATAGTGTGTGTCAGAAAGGAAAAACTCCACAACAGATGCTAAACATTCAAAGCCTCTTTCATTCTATCATATTCTGAACGTAACATCAGGCATTGGAATGATATCCCTGAAACACGAAAGAAATTTAGAAACAGTGAAGCTCACTCACTTTGACATTAGAGACAATTGTTGGTCCAAGGAAGTTGCCCTTCTCATAACCTTTGACTTTGATATCACGGCCATCTAATTCAATCTACAGAACAAAAAGTCATGCGTTAGCAACTTATAATCTTATAAGGATCATCCATTTCTACGAGTCCGTTGGTCTTGAATGTGCAGTCTTAAAAATTTTAACAGTGTGATCGCAACAGTGGAATATCAGCTGACTTATTTCCCTGTCGATGGAGACGAATCAGCGTCGATTGTATGCTAACTTGTTCTTCAAGAAAAGCCTCCCCTTTTAAAGTAGTGAATAGGATAGGatagggtagggtagggtagggtagggttGGGTAAGGTAGGGTAGGGTGGGGTGGGGTAGGATAAGGTaaggtagggtagggtagggtaaggtagggtagggtagggtagggtagggtaggtaGGGTAGGGTAAGGTaaggtagggtagggtagggtaggatAAGGTAGGGTAGGGTGGGGTagggtaaggtaaggtaaggtggGATAGGGTAGGGCAGGGTAGAGACGAGAAGAAAACAGAAGAGAGAAGAGTAAAGTAGAATAAAGGTCTGTAAAAGTCTGTAGTACAGGGCATTCTAAAAAAATGATTCAGTGTGATAAAGTGTGGCGCTTTGCTACAGTAATACGCACAGTAAAAAATACTTTTTGAAGGGTATGTTTTTATACAGTCGTTAAGGCCATACAAGGTTATTCTAGCTTTGTACATTGTCTGCAAAAGAAATCCTTCAAGTGCTGTTCAAAAGAAGCTAATGGACAGCGCTTTTATGGAAGTGCTACATATTTACTGGCAATCCGTTCGATCAATACGATCTTGAAAGTTTTTCAGTTGTTGCCATAATTTAAATACGTTACGACTTTTCCTACCTTGGCTCCTTGATCTTcaccagattgcaccagattacAAATTCGTTCTTTAGCAGCCGGAGAAATTACAGGACCAAGATCTGCTCCAGGCTGGTGACCTAAAGAAAGGTAATGATATGGACAAATTAAACACCCATCCGTCATGACAGTGTAATGGACAAAAGTAGCTAGTCTCATATGCAGCTGTCACTATCTGGGCCGTCACCCAACGCTATCCCCAACAGGTATTTAAAACGATAGGCTACACTGTAGTTGACTGGCAGTGGACATAAGGACACAGAAAGGATTTGAACCTATGATCTCCCTAACATCAGTTGGATGATCAGTCTGCCCATTGCGCTACAGCTAGGCcaaggtttgagattttgccgtaacgaccgaacggttgaggttaatagaccaatttcgagatattaaaattcagtccaaaacaaaaggcatcatctcgaggctctggggaataaatataaggatttgtatgagtttattccccagagcctcgagatgatgccttttgtttcggactgaattttaatatatcgaaattggtctattgtttactACATGTCTAACAGAAAGGTTCTAAggaaaagaaataatttgcataatccataatcggccCATGAGCATTACGGgagattattatatgactagctctgtGAGCGGGCAAGAGAAACCTAATCCCACGCTGTGACTGGccacccgagcgggcaagatggagctatactgcccgctcgggattttttgcttggtcccgcaagatcaaggATCATTtgtttggtgttttatcccatataataaaccCTTTATTGACcgagcttgttcggtcaagatggctggatactGGCCTCattctttttttgcatgtttagtgcccgagacgaagttgaggtccataaacatgcaaaaaaaggtcttggccaatatccagccatcttgacctcatgcttggtcaataacccatatataatGCCCTAGCGCTTAGCTGCTCCTAGCCAAttagagcgcgcgttatatcggccagaaaccatataataataatctttattgacTCACACTATATGTTAAAAAATTTACAATAGGATTACAAGGAACAGCAATTAATTATTTGGAGCCTAGGGCTAAAGGAACCGTGAGGTTTTCGAGTTTGCCCCTAATACTCTGTTAAgttcatttgaaaaaaaaagagagacaaGGGGAGAAGAACTATAGCTTAATTAAAATGTATTATTGTgttagttaataataatatttctatTCAGGTTACTTTCAAGTATTGTTCTGACAGCAAATAACGTTTGATTTCTTTGGAAAAGGAAATGTAGTGAGGATTTTCACATGATGAGAAATATTTCTTGACGTTTGCCAATTCAGAGTTTACAAAGTGGGGAATAAAACGAACTTTCTCCAGCAAAAGATGTTTTACAATTAACTGTACCCTCATTAACTTGAAGCTGTTTTGCTTTAGCAACAAGCTCTGGAATCCATTCTTGACTTTCACCAACAAATATGGCAGTTGTCAGAGCCATGCACCTCTGACCTGCAGCCCCAAAGGCTGCTCCAATGAGCTGCGAAAGACGAAAGCACTCAAAAAATTAACAGTCACATAACACGTGTTTCCACCACTGACCAGAAGTACAGACAATCAAATGTCAGGACAAACCACTGtgacaagaaaataaaattaaccaAACCTGGTTGATTGTGTTCTCTTTGTTCGCATCAGGCATGACCACGCCATGGTTTTTGGCTCCCTTTGAAAACAATGGGAACAATCCAGTCACAGTACTGTTACGAGTTTATTTTATAAATGTGGGTATAATATTGAAATATTATTGTCAGTTCATGACTTACCATGTTAGACTGAACTCTCTTTCCATTCTTGGAGCCAGTTTCGTAAATGTATTTTCCCttcaagaaacaaaattaatgtacattgTTTGTATGTTTCACGAAAAACTTGCATAAACAATTTGGTGCTGGCTGGACCAATGAATTGACAAAGAAACTTGAGAAAATCAGGTAAGATACTTACAGCCTTATCAGAACCCACAAAGGAAATTGCTTTTATATCAGGATGCTCACAGATGAATCTGACGGCtaaataacaacaaacaacCAATAGGAAATAGCTTTATTCCAAATTCTAGTTGATTTTCTTAATAAACTTTTTAAGATTTTTGAAAGGattggaaaagaaaaaggagccaGTGGTGATTTGTTAGAAcaaaaattgacaataaaaaactgTGATAAAAAGCTATGAAACACtttaagaaattaaaaaattgaTGACATTTTGAACATGCATCTCTTGATTGATGATAGAACATTGAAACATcaacagtttttgaaaaagGGTTTTTAATTCTTATAAGGATACTCTTGATAAGTGTCATTGATAAGTGCCATTTGAACGAACATTCACAGAGTAAAATTATTTAATGACAGGATACATACGCTCAATAGTTCCATGGAATACATTAATGCAGCCATCTGGTATGCCTGCTTCTTGTGCAAGCTTCATGATAAACATGACAGCTCCAGGATTCCTCTCCGAAGGTTTCAGAACCATTGTGTTACCACAAACAAGTGCCATTGGAAACATCTGTTGAAGTTCAATAATAAcactggtaataataataatcatcataactattacaaaattctcgaatctgattggttctgtgcATGCCTATTTGACGCATAATTGGCCCGCGATCATGTGggtgtccaattacaggtatccaatttgaacaacttcaaattggatacctgtaattggacacctACGCCTACCGCCTACGCTTGGATGGGGTATTTCTTTCTGTTTTCCTACTGTTTGTGAAATACATTGCAATTATTCAATTTGaatataattttaactttttcacacaaaaaggtATTCAAAGAATTTTTGTCCTCGCATTTTGTTATAGTTATGATTAATAATTAGTAATAGGACTTAGTGTCGTACAATTCAGGGGTAATCAtgcttgtaatttcaaaatatcTGCGTGCTCTGCCAATTTTGAAATTACTGACCTAATTACTCCCTGAATATTTTATTGTACTCAACTCAGTCCTATTTctattacttattattatttgttaaaCAAAAATACGAGTAAGTCAACTAacagtgaaaaaacaaaacaaaacactgaaacaGTGAAATgcacagtgaaaaaaaaaaaaacagttaacaGTGAAATAAATGATAAAGGTGATGGAATGACTATGTTGATGACACAGATGACAACAGCAGTTACCGGTACATTACACTCACCCACAAGGGAATCATGGCTGGGAAATTGAACctaggaaaagaaaaaaggtctAAGGTATTCCCATATTATAATTCCTTTACAACATCTTCCGCATTTACCCATGTATAAGGTCTTACTCCATTTAACAGCTCCGAAAATGGTTGGCAAGCATTGGTAAGAATAAAGACCTCACAGAATGTTataaaaatgatgtcaaaatgcaggaaatgccacttgagaGAAAGTAAATTAATTTTGCAGATTTtcctaggggggggggggggggagggaccCCCAGACACCCCTACAGGCTCGTGTCTACTTGCTTTCCCACTCTCCTCCAAGCTTTCTTTTCTATCGTACTACTTCTCCATGAATTCACTCTGCCTGACCACACAATACATACGGTGTGATTCCAGCACAGACACCGAGAGGAACTCTGTATGAATAAGTGTCCATGTCCTTGGTTATCTGAGAGACTGTTTCACCCATTTGTAATGAAGTGATTGAGCAGGCATGCTCTACAACCTCTAGAACacaaaataatgaaatcaagtttttacCAAACACTAGAAAcgataatcacaaaaaataGTAATGGTGATCTATCATTCTAATTGAAGATACATTTAAACTACATAGTGCTGCAAAGTACATTGATATTAATATtattcaaggctgctgcctaagaaaattttaaaggggccctcagagctaaacgcggagaacttaggagcccagcacatgaagtgaaaggtgttgctgtgaaaaattaaggcacccagagctattctttgggagccccaggctaccgggctcctgttaggaaACAGccttgtaatattattattttaatatcaTACAACTATACTGAAAGGTAAGTTGGCCACTAAGTAGCACTGGATATGACAGAATTAAAAATCATTGCTACATATCTCAGGAAATCTGTCAGAGCTTTCCAATTCTAGTCACGCAAGGTGAGAAAACAATCTCTGACACTCATGACCACTGGATAAGATTACAGGCCAGACAAGACCAGACCACTAATACATGTATCCAATATCTCAAGACCTTTTGCGGCAATTGAACACGTACAAGTACACTCTTCAGCGTAAGTTGTCTTCGCACTGTGTAGAGTTTCTATGGCAATGTTAGTGTTTCTCATTTTAACCCTTCTAAGCTAACTACATCCTGTTACAAATGTGTTCAGTCAAAGACACCCACATTTAGCCAACAATTAGCTCAAACTTACGAAGTCCTCTCTGTACACTGCCAAGAGCATCTAAAGTTGTTTTCCCCGTATCTGCTGTGATGAAGTCAGCAATTTCATTCTGTTGTAAACACCATAATGATTCAATACTAAGAAAGTTTGTATTTCATTGATCAGTAGTCATCAAATCACCAATCTGCCTCCTTACCATGTGTTTCTTCACAAGGTGCTGAAGGTTAAACATGACTTGTTGCCGTGAAAGAACAGATGTTTCAGACCAGGCAGGGAAAGCAGCCTTAGCTGCAGCAACAGCACCTTCCATCTCAGCTGTAGTTGTTTCTGGGCATCGAGAGATGACTTCGTTTGTGGCCTGAGGGGAAAAACTTTCATCACACATTTGAAAATTATCTTTGATATAAGGTGGGCCCTTCCATGAACAGACCTTTTGCcaaataaataatgttattgttgacTACAAACATGATCATAAACTGTTGTCTGAAGACCACAGAGCCTGTGCCACACTAGCCTTGACCTGACACCCCATCAAGGAGAATCGATGTAGATCTATGGATGACGTAACTTGATTGAAGGGGTGAACATCAAACACTATGCCAGTCTTCGAAACAAGGTACAATCTATCCTTTCAAAGTGGAAACACAAAGGAAGGGCCCTTAGAATCTTTGTGGGTTAAATCCAGGCAACGCTTCCTTGCCTACCAAAATGTATTTAATATTCCTTTTACGCAGTGTCAAGGACAGTAAGACTTAAACGCCTTGCACAATGCTACACGTAGTTTTAGAATAAAGTATGGTACATGAGCATGACTAAATGTGTGATGCATAGACAGCCACAACACTTACAGGATTATGAATGTCAATCCACTTGTCTGTTCGTGATTCCACAAACTGGCCATTTATAAAGAGCTTGGTTGTAGGCTGTATGAAAACCGAACAAAGAACATGGCTGTtagttacattttgaagtgtACAAACGAGCCACAGTTGTTAAATGGTGAAATTATTGTACACATGTGACATGGACATCTTTAACTCACACGTTGCATTTGACTTGAAAATAGTGAAAGAAAGGACAGGTTACAAAGGCCCTACCAGGTGAAAAGTCTAACAGCAACAAGGTTCTCAAAGAGTGACATGTAcaaataaaaagataatgaaTGACAAGAATTCTGGTATGAGATAATGAGATGAACAAAGACTGAAACAAAGAGGTCTTGAAACATTTCCACCTTGCATTTCAAAATAGAGACAAGCAACATTGGACTTCCACCCTTGTAAGACCTcactcattaataataataataaattactgtaaaaaaaaacttacgatTGCACCATTACTGTAATACTTGGCCTTGACGAAAGATTGTGTCAATGGAACAGTCTATGTTTTGGCAGACAAAAaggaagcaaacaaaaaaaaaaacaaatattgaatgATTATATGTAACCACTTAATAACTAAGTACAACATAATTGAAGGCATTGTACTCTGTTACAGAAATTTACAGGACTACCCCTCCAAGAAAGGTGATCTGTAGCCCCTCCTTTTTTACTAGGAATGATCCCTTTTGTCAGTGAAATCCTGTCTTATGGCCACCTTGTTACTATGGCAACTTTTTTTTGGCCCAGCAAAAttgccatacattttcttataGAAAAACCCTCGTTAGTATGGCCGACATCCACAATTTAAAATCCTAAAGGGTAGAATACTCTATAATTTCACCCCATTAATACCACCACTCACACTAAATTTGGAAAACCAAAACCCCTGTGACATGTCAATTTTTAACTGATTAAAGTGTAATGTGAGGTGCTAgtttctacccatatgaaccatgtgagcgttagccctactaatggaaatgggcccacacaaggacagaggaaaactctgaccagggtgggaattgaacccacgaccttcaggttagatcactgctgctctaccgactgagctacaaggtcggacaagcaggccgtgggaactgaagatgttaaagtcacggcaatgatcacgtacaagtacaaggaagggttatgtTTTtacaattcccaccctggtgagagttttcctctgtccttgtacatgtgtgggcccatttccattagtagggctaacgctcacatggttcatatggggtagaaactagcacttcacattacactctaatcagttaagtctgttgaaatataagtgctacatggccaatgttagtaaaaacgtaacccttccttgtacataTCAATTTTATTGACCTTTGTAATTTACCATGATGGTATCGAACAGCCGATTTACTTTATTAAGTACTGTCAGCAACACTCCTCCTCACCCAGTAAATCAAATTGAGAAGGGATTAGTCATTGCACTTTTCAACACAAACACAATTGATACTTAAGTCTTCGGGTTAGGTAATTACAATGGCTTCTGTTTCTTATAAGCATAGTAAGCTGagctgttcttgttttgattttaggatGAGAAAATACAGTACACTTGACATTTTTCAGTGCTTTACcgaagtttcaagtatttttttcaattacTGTATGTacattcctgttgtttattaaagagaaaagttgtTCTTGAAGTGCGAATACAATTTTGTTACTATGGCTCTTTAGTTATGAATTTGACCCTACCCCAGTAATACGGCCACCCCATTAATAAGGCCATTTTTTGTGGGCCCGTTGATGACAGTATTAACAGGGTTCCACTGTATCAGAATGATCAAACAAGGGTTAGTTAGCGTTGGCAACCCTTACCTTGA of the Montipora foliosa isolate CH-2021 chromosome 14, ASM3666993v2, whole genome shotgun sequence genome contains:
- the LOC137985642 gene encoding methylmalonate-semialdehyde/malonate-semialdehyde dehydrogenase [acylating], mitochondrial-like isoform X2, translated to MEGAVAAAKAAFPAWSETSVLSRQQVMFNLQHLVKKHMNEIADFITADTGKTTLDALGSVQRGLQVVEHACSITSLQMGETVSQITKDMDTYSYRVPLGVCAGITPFNFPAMIPLWMFPMALVCGNTMVLKPSERNPGAVMFIMKLAQEAGIPDGCINVFHGTIEPVRFICEHPDIKAISFVGSDKAGKYIYETGSKNGKRVQSNMGAKNHGVVMPDANKENTINQLIGAAFGAAGQRCMALTTAIFVGESQEWIPELVAKAKQLQVNEGHQPGADLGPVISPAAKERICNLVQSGEDQGAKIELDGRDIKVKGYEKGNFLGPTIVSNVKPEMECYKEEIFGPVLITMNVDTLDEAIDLVNQNPYGNGTAIFTNSGAVARKYQHKVDVGQIGVNVPIPVPLPMFSFTGSRGSFLGDSHFYGKQGINFYLEVKTITSLWRDEDAETLKASTAFPTIK
- the LOC137985642 gene encoding methylmalonate-semialdehyde/malonate-semialdehyde dehydrogenase [acylating], mitochondrial-like isoform X1, which codes for MLKSSCFLSRALASSKKTVPLTQSFVKAKYYSNGAIPTTKLFINGQFVESRTDKWIDIHNPATNEVISRCPETTTAEMEGAVAAAKAAFPAWSETSVLSRQQVMFNLQHLVKKHMNEIADFITADTGKTTLDALGSVQRGLQVVEHACSITSLQMGETVSQITKDMDTYSYRVPLGVCAGITPFNFPAMIPLWMFPMALVCGNTMVLKPSERNPGAVMFIMKLAQEAGIPDGCINVFHGTIEPVRFICEHPDIKAISFVGSDKAGKYIYETGSKNGKRVQSNMGAKNHGVVMPDANKENTINQLIGAAFGAAGQRCMALTTAIFVGESQEWIPELVAKAKQLQVNEGHQPGADLGPVISPAAKERICNLVQSGEDQGAKIELDGRDIKVKGYEKGNFLGPTIVSNVKPEMECYKEEIFGPVLITMNVDTLDEAIDLVNQNPYGNGTAIFTNSGAVARKYQHKVDVGQIGVNVPIPVPLPMFSFTGSRGSFLGDSHFYGKQGINFYLEVKTITSLWRDEDAETLKASTAFPTIK